A portion of the Leifsonia sp. EB41 genome contains these proteins:
- a CDS encoding aldo/keto reductase: MPTPFVADPARYDSMPYRRAGRSGLQLPPLSLGLWQNFGTARSFDTQRAIVLRAFDLGVTHFDLANNYGPPPGAAEEFFGRILATDLRAYRDEIVVSTKAGYLMWPGPYGDFGSRKYLLSSLDQSLRRLGLEYVDVFYHHRPDQQTPLDETMGALTAAVAHGKALYTGVSNYDPAQTTAAAALLADAGTPLLLHQPRYSMFDRHVEDGVLAAVEAAGAAAIVFSPLAQGMLTDRYLNGVPEGSRAVTSVFLHESDLTEDVLTKVRALNDIAAGRGQSLAQLALQWVLRNPVVVSAIIGASSVAQLEQNLGAVHAPALEAGELAAIDAALA; encoded by the coding sequence ATGCCCACTCCTTTCGTCGCCGATCCCGCCCGCTACGACTCGATGCCCTACCGCCGCGCCGGACGCAGCGGCCTCCAGCTCCCACCGCTCTCGCTCGGGCTGTGGCAGAACTTCGGCACCGCGCGGTCGTTCGACACCCAGCGCGCGATCGTGCTGCGCGCCTTCGACCTGGGAGTGACGCACTTCGACCTGGCCAACAACTACGGGCCGCCTCCCGGCGCCGCCGAGGAGTTCTTCGGCCGCATCCTCGCCACCGACCTGCGCGCCTACCGCGACGAGATCGTGGTGTCGACCAAGGCCGGCTACCTGATGTGGCCGGGGCCGTACGGCGACTTCGGCTCGCGCAAGTACCTGCTGTCGTCGCTCGACCAGAGCCTGCGGCGGCTGGGGCTGGAGTACGTGGACGTGTTCTACCACCACCGCCCTGACCAGCAGACCCCACTGGACGAGACGATGGGCGCTCTGACGGCGGCCGTCGCCCACGGCAAGGCGCTTTACACCGGCGTCTCGAACTACGACCCGGCGCAGACCACCGCTGCAGCGGCGCTGCTCGCCGACGCCGGGACCCCGCTGCTCCTGCACCAGCCGCGCTACTCCATGTTCGACCGGCACGTGGAGGACGGCGTCCTGGCCGCTGTGGAGGCCGCGGGCGCCGCCGCGATCGTGTTCTCGCCGCTGGCCCAGGGGATGCTGACCGACCGCTACCTGAACGGCGTGCCGGAGGGCTCGCGCGCGGTCACGAGCGTGTTCCTGCACGAGTCGGACCTGACCGAGGACGTGCTGACGAAGGTGCGCGCGCTCAACGACATCGCGGCCGGGCGCGGGCAGAGCCTGGCTCAGCTCGCGCTGCAGTGGGTGCTGCGGAACCCGGTGGTGGTGTCCGCGATCATCGGGGCGAGCAGCGTTGCGCAGCTGGAGCAGAACCTCGGCGCGGTGCACGCGCCGGCGCTGGAGGCCGGCGAGCTGGCCGCGATCGACGCCGCGCTCGCCTGA
- a CDS encoding ATP-dependent zinc protease, whose amino-acid sequence MAGDLHSNTLVVGWREWASLPSIGIPWTKVKIDTGARSSALHAFDLEELPGDRVRFTVHPWQDADTDASVVEVPIHDRRVVRSSSGHAEDRFVVLLELVLGGRTVLAETTLSNRDQMGFRMLVGREALRQGFVVDPGRSFLAGRAPRDVRRRNRGRAVEPGAATKPASEDPRR is encoded by the coding sequence ATGGCCGGTGATCTCCATTCAAACACCCTCGTCGTGGGGTGGCGTGAATGGGCGAGCCTGCCCAGCATCGGCATTCCGTGGACCAAAGTCAAGATCGACACCGGCGCCCGCAGCTCGGCGCTGCACGCCTTCGATCTGGAGGAGCTCCCCGGCGACCGGGTGCGGTTCACGGTGCACCCGTGGCAGGACGCCGACACCGACGCGTCGGTGGTCGAGGTCCCCATCCACGACCGCCGCGTCGTGCGCAGTTCGTCGGGTCACGCCGAGGACCGGTTCGTCGTGCTGCTGGAGCTCGTGCTCGGCGGACGGACCGTCCTCGCCGAGACCACGCTGAGCAACCGCGACCAGATGGGCTTCCGCATGCTCGTCGGGCGGGAGGCCCTCCGCCAGGGCTTCGTGGTCGACCCCGGCCGCTCGTTCCTCGCCGGCCGGGCGCCCCGGGATGTCCGGCGACGGAACCGCGGGCGCGCGGTGGAGCCCGGGGCCGCGACGAAGCCCGCGAGCGAGGACCCGCGCCGGTGA
- a CDS encoding HdeD family acid-resistance protein yields the protein MSSTQPSGFASFSLNGQDLTKSAINSVRVALGISGAVALIIGVIIVFWPRTAAVGLTVLIAISLLISGIAYLAIGIFARGIRGGARGLDIAFGILLVIGAIVAFANLAGTTAFLAVFIGILVGIAWIVEGAMTFAQLGDAPSRGWSIFFGILSILAGIVLLFTPLWGIVVLFILAGISLIVLGIVQIVRAITFGRGIATPAS from the coding sequence ATGTCCAGCACTCAACCATCCGGGTTCGCGTCGTTCTCGCTCAACGGGCAGGACCTGACGAAGTCGGCCATCAACAGCGTCCGCGTCGCGCTCGGGATCAGCGGCGCCGTCGCCCTGATCATCGGCGTCATCATCGTGTTCTGGCCACGGACCGCCGCGGTCGGCCTCACGGTCCTGATCGCCATCTCGCTGCTCATCTCGGGCATCGCCTACCTCGCCATCGGCATCTTCGCCCGCGGGATCCGCGGCGGGGCGAGAGGGCTCGACATCGCCTTCGGCATCCTGCTGGTGATCGGCGCGATCGTGGCGTTCGCCAACCTGGCCGGCACGACGGCGTTCCTCGCGGTCTTCATCGGCATCCTGGTCGGCATCGCGTGGATCGTCGAGGGCGCGATGACGTTCGCCCAGCTCGGGGACGCGCCGTCGCGCGGCTGGTCGATCTTCTTCGGCATCCTGAGCATCCTCGCCGGCATCGTCCTGCTGTTCACGCCGCTGTGGGGGATCGTGGTGCTGTTCATCCTCGCCGGCATCAGCCTCATCGTGCTCGGGATCGTGCAGATCGTGCGCGCGATCACGTTCGGGCGCGGGATCGCGACGCCGGCGAGCTGA
- a CDS encoding TetR/AcrR family transcriptional regulator yields MSESRRGAPRSEAARLAILEATAALFAERGYDHLSIEGIAARAGVGKQTVYRWWSGKSALISDCLLEGMLLPERFAVPDTGDLRADLVAWLAEVEAVLESPGGEGLFRSLIAAATENADVASRLRESLADPRLFAPRLRAARDSGEVRADLPVDEVSEALIGAVMLRALAHTPADPGLPERLVDLTLGPRPA; encoded by the coding sequence ATGTCCGAAAGTCGACGGGGAGCGCCCCGCAGCGAGGCGGCGCGGCTGGCGATCCTGGAGGCCACGGCCGCGCTCTTCGCCGAGCGCGGGTACGACCACCTCAGCATCGAGGGCATCGCGGCCCGCGCGGGCGTCGGCAAGCAGACGGTCTACCGCTGGTGGTCGGGCAAGAGCGCGCTCATCTCCGACTGCCTCCTGGAGGGGATGCTGCTGCCCGAGCGGTTCGCCGTGCCGGACACCGGCGACCTCCGCGCCGACCTCGTCGCCTGGCTGGCCGAGGTGGAGGCCGTGCTGGAGAGCCCGGGCGGGGAGGGGCTGTTCCGCTCCCTGATCGCGGCGGCGACCGAGAACGCGGACGTCGCCAGCCGGCTGCGCGAGTCGCTGGCGGACCCGCGCCTGTTCGCGCCGCGGCTGCGGGCGGCGCGCGACTCCGGGGAGGTGCGGGCCGACCTCCCGGTGGACGAGGTCAGCGAGGCGCTGATCGGCGCGGTCATGCTCCGCGCACTCGCGCACACACCGGCCGACCCCGGCCTCCCGGAGCGCCTGGTCGACCTCACCCTCGGCCCGCGCCCGGCGTAG
- a CDS encoding MMPL family transporter, which yields MAELLYRLGKFSARRAWTVIVAWLAVLGIVVVGFLIGFKGLTSSFDIPGTAAGAVVDELSAKLPDYAGASGTVVFRTNDGSALTATQKKDISALVADGAHLPDVSGVNDPFATEAERAQRAAQVADGQARLTAGQSQLDAAKAQLTSGQSQLDAAKAQLAAAPQGSMPAAQAAAAEAQFAAQQKTIDDGLAQLAAQQTKLTASQKQLDQGAELLTLSKGIRLVSSDGSTALVNVAFTKPRLELSESSKQAVIHHFQSTPVDGVTVSFSTDIAQGVPQVVGVGEAVGVVFAAIVLLIVLGSVIAAALPLITALFGVAVAALGSLAFSGVVDMASVTPVLAIMLGLAVGIDYSLFIINRHRKQLLESAEPRESIGLANGTSGNAVVFAGTTVVVALLALNVTGVPFLGLMGTVGAIAVVLAVLIAVTLTPALLGLLGLRVLSRRARASVGKVHHDDSKAKPMKTWRAVLTAVGAVVALLIVAIPTLSMRVGLPDGSSEPVGSTTYEAFTVTEKAFGAGATGPLLVTATTGHGVAKDAVTGAQLDIARTLADQKDVVAVAPIAVSGDRTLFAFQVVPKEGPNSVSTENLVTSLRHLGTVDGTFTLGVSGQTAINQDISANLAGVLPLYLVVVVGLSLLIMILVFRSILVPLIATGGFILSLFATYGAITALFQWGWGAEQLGIHTGPILSFLPVILVGILFGLAMDYQLFLASGMREAYVHGAPARLAVAKGLRAGRSVVIAAGLIMISVFGGFIFSDSTMIRSIGFGLAFGVLVDAFVVRMLLMPALMHLLGRSAWWLPKWLDRLLPNVDVEGAALERRHHAPADGAAADAPAPTPTPDQHPTPIPTR from the coding sequence ATGGCCGAACTGCTCTACCGCCTCGGAAAGTTCTCCGCGCGCCGCGCCTGGACGGTGATCGTGGCCTGGCTCGCGGTGCTCGGCATCGTCGTGGTCGGCTTCCTGATCGGCTTCAAGGGCCTCACCTCGTCGTTCGACATCCCGGGAACCGCCGCCGGCGCCGTCGTGGACGAGCTCTCGGCCAAGCTGCCGGACTACGCCGGCGCGTCCGGCACCGTCGTCTTCCGCACGAACGACGGCTCCGCCCTCACGGCCACGCAGAAGAAGGACATCAGCGCCCTCGTCGCGGACGGCGCGCACCTGCCCGACGTCTCCGGCGTGAACGACCCGTTCGCGACGGAGGCCGAGCGCGCCCAGCGGGCGGCGCAGGTCGCCGACGGTCAGGCTCGGCTCACCGCCGGGCAGTCCCAGCTCGACGCCGCGAAGGCGCAGCTCACCTCCGGCCAGTCCCAGCTCGACGCCGCGAAGGCCCAGCTCGCCGCGGCACCGCAGGGGAGCATGCCCGCCGCGCAGGCCGCGGCCGCGGAGGCGCAGTTCGCCGCGCAGCAGAAGACGATCGACGACGGCCTCGCCCAGCTCGCCGCGCAGCAGACGAAGCTCACTGCGTCGCAGAAGCAGCTCGACCAGGGCGCCGAACTGCTCACGCTCTCGAAGGGCATCCGTCTGGTCTCGTCGGACGGCTCGACCGCGCTGGTCAACGTCGCCTTCACGAAGCCGCGCCTGGAGCTCTCCGAGTCCTCCAAGCAGGCCGTCATCCACCACTTCCAGTCGACGCCGGTGGACGGCGTCACTGTGTCGTTCTCGACCGACATCGCGCAGGGCGTCCCGCAGGTCGTCGGCGTCGGCGAGGCCGTCGGCGTGGTGTTCGCCGCGATCGTCCTCCTCATCGTGCTCGGCTCGGTGATCGCCGCCGCCCTGCCGCTCATCACCGCTCTGTTCGGTGTCGCCGTGGCAGCCCTCGGCTCGCTCGCCTTCTCCGGCGTGGTCGACATGGCCTCCGTCACGCCCGTGCTCGCGATCATGCTCGGCCTCGCGGTCGGCATCGACTACTCGCTGTTCATCATCAACCGCCACCGCAAGCAGCTGCTGGAGAGCGCGGAGCCGCGGGAGTCCATCGGCCTCGCGAACGGCACCTCCGGCAACGCCGTCGTCTTCGCGGGAACCACAGTCGTGGTCGCCCTGCTCGCGCTCAACGTCACCGGCGTGCCCTTCCTCGGCCTGATGGGAACGGTCGGCGCGATCGCGGTGGTGCTCGCCGTGCTCATCGCCGTCACCCTCACGCCCGCGCTGCTCGGCCTGCTCGGCCTCCGCGTGCTGAGCCGTCGCGCCCGCGCGTCGGTCGGGAAGGTGCACCACGACGACAGCAAGGCCAAGCCGATGAAGACCTGGCGCGCCGTCCTCACCGCGGTCGGCGCCGTCGTGGCCCTGCTGATCGTGGCCATCCCGACGCTGTCGATGCGCGTCGGCCTCCCGGACGGCTCCTCGGAGCCGGTCGGCTCGACCACCTACGAGGCGTTCACCGTCACCGAGAAGGCCTTCGGCGCCGGGGCGACCGGCCCGCTGCTGGTGACCGCGACCACCGGTCACGGCGTCGCGAAGGACGCCGTGACCGGCGCGCAGCTCGACATCGCCCGCACCCTCGCCGACCAGAAGGACGTCGTCGCCGTCGCCCCGATCGCCGTCTCCGGCGACCGCACCCTGTTCGCGTTCCAGGTCGTCCCGAAGGAGGGCCCGAACAGCGTGTCGACCGAGAACCTCGTGACCTCCCTGCGCCACCTCGGAACGGTCGACGGGACGTTCACGCTCGGCGTCTCGGGCCAGACCGCGATCAACCAGGACATCTCCGCGAACCTCGCGGGCGTCCTCCCGCTCTACCTGGTGGTCGTGGTCGGGCTCTCGCTGCTCATCATGATCCTGGTGTTCCGGTCGATCCTGGTGCCGCTGATCGCGACGGGAGGCTTCATCCTCTCGCTGTTCGCCACCTACGGCGCAATCACGGCGCTGTTCCAGTGGGGCTGGGGAGCGGAGCAGCTCGGCATCCACACCGGCCCGATCCTCAGCTTCCTGCCGGTGATCCTGGTCGGGATCCTGTTCGGGCTCGCGATGGACTACCAGCTCTTCCTGGCGTCCGGGATGCGCGAGGCGTACGTGCACGGCGCCCCGGCGCGCTTGGCGGTCGCGAAGGGCCTTCGCGCCGGCCGCTCGGTCGTGATCGCCGCAGGTCTGATCATGATCTCGGTCTTCGGCGGCTTCATCTTCAGCGACTCCACCATGATCCGCTCGATCGGCTTCGGCCTGGCGTTCGGCGTGCTCGTGGACGCCTTCGTGGTCCGGATGCTGCTGATGCCCGCCCTCATGCACCTCCTCGGCCGCTCCGCCTGGTGGCTCCCGAAGTGGCTCGACCGCCTCCTCCCGAACGTCGACGTCGAGGGCGCCGCCCTCGAGCGCCGCCACCACGCCCCCGCCGACGGCGCAGCCGCCGACGCCCCGGCCCCCACCCCCACTCCCGACCAGCACCCCACCCCAATCCCCACCCGCTGA
- the rimK gene encoding 30S ribosomal protein S6--L-glutamate ligase: MKLAILSRAPHAYSTQRLRAAARDRGHTVKVLNTLRFAIDLSGPEPDLQYRGRLLSDYDAVLPRIGNSITYYGTAVVRQFEQMDVYTPNTANGITNSRDKLRANQILSRHNIGMPATTFVNSRADVRMAIEQVGGAPVVIKLLEGTQGIGVILAPEAKIAESIVETLHSTKQNVLIQSFISESRGRDIRALVVGDRVVAAMRRVASGDEFRSNVHRGGTVEKVELTPEYEEAAVRSAQIMGLRVAGVDMLEGHEGPLVMEVNSSPGLEGIERATGLDVAGAIIDFISNQVAFPEIDVRQRLTVSRGYGVAELLVHGDADLIGKTIKGSGLWDRDITVLTLHRGATVIPNPRSGVELQAGDRLLCFGKLEEMRSMIPDRRKRRTKVRRLPKDHMAEAASA, encoded by the coding sequence ATGAAGCTCGCCATCCTCTCCCGCGCTCCGCACGCGTACTCAACCCAGCGGCTGCGTGCGGCCGCGCGCGACCGCGGCCACACCGTGAAGGTGCTCAACACCCTCCGCTTCGCGATCGACCTCTCCGGCCCCGAGCCCGACCTGCAGTACCGCGGGCGGCTGCTGTCCGACTACGACGCCGTCCTGCCGCGCATCGGCAACTCGATCACCTACTACGGCACGGCCGTCGTGCGGCAGTTCGAGCAGATGGACGTCTACACGCCCAACACGGCGAACGGCATCACCAACTCGCGCGACAAGCTGCGGGCCAACCAGATCCTGTCGCGGCACAACATCGGGATGCCGGCGACCACGTTCGTGAACAGCCGCGCCGACGTGCGCATGGCGATCGAGCAGGTCGGCGGCGCGCCCGTCGTCATCAAGCTGCTGGAGGGCACCCAGGGCATCGGCGTCATCCTCGCCCCGGAGGCGAAGATCGCCGAGTCGATCGTGGAGACGCTGCACTCCACCAAGCAGAACGTGCTCATCCAGAGTTTCATCTCGGAGAGCCGCGGCCGCGACATCCGTGCGCTCGTCGTCGGCGACCGCGTGGTCGCGGCCATGCGGCGGGTGGCGAGCGGCGACGAGTTCCGCTCCAACGTGCACCGCGGCGGCACCGTCGAGAAGGTGGAGCTGACCCCGGAGTACGAGGAGGCCGCCGTGCGGTCGGCGCAGATCATGGGACTCCGCGTGGCCGGCGTCGACATGCTCGAAGGGCACGAGGGTCCGCTGGTGATGGAGGTCAACTCCTCGCCCGGCCTGGAGGGCATCGAGCGCGCGACCGGCCTCGACGTCGCGGGCGCGATCATCGACTTCATCTCCAACCAGGTCGCGTTCCCGGAGATCGACGTGCGCCAGCGGCTGACCGTCTCGCGCGGCTACGGCGTGGCCGAGCTGCTCGTGCACGGCGACGCGGACCTGATCGGCAAGACGATCAAGGGGTCCGGGCTGTGGGACCGCGACATCACGGTGCTCACGCTGCACCGCGGCGCCACCGTCATCCCGAACCCGCGCAGCGGCGTGGAGCTGCAGGCGGGCGACCGGCTGCTGTGCTTCGGCAAGCTGGAGGAGATGCGGTCGATGATCCCGGACCGGAGGAAGCGCCGCACCAAGGTGCGCCGGCTGCCGAAGGACCACATGGCGGAGGCTGCGTCGGCGTAG
- a CDS encoding ATP-dependent DNA ligase has protein sequence MLLDTIVTTLETVAATRSRLAKVDALAGLLGDLQADEIAPTVGFLVGKPRQGRVGVGWRSVGAMMGGDGADAPTLTVLDLDALLGELAALGGEGSVRDRSAALRDFAARATAGEQDLLARVLLGEMRTGALEGVLLDAIARTADRPAPDVRRAAMLTGDLGATAVLALTGTAEELAAVGLVVGRPVLPMLAATASSAAAALETTGRASVEYKLDGARIQVHRSGDTVRVFTRTLADITHRVPEVVEIVRRLPARDLVLDGETLALDEDGVPRPFQETMSRFGAEGRETLLHPWFFDILHVDGRDLLDEPLSVRLAELERVAGEHRIPGEVTDDPDTAERVSRDALAAGQEGVVVKAIDSPYAAGRRGASWIKVKPVLTYDLVVLACEWGSGRRVGMLSNLHLGARDPDGAFGEPGGFVMVGKTFKGLTDELLRWQTEEFQRIEVRRTPGTVWVAPTTVVEIAIDGVQRSSRYPGGIALRFARVKRYRDDKPAAEADTIGTLRALLRE, from the coding sequence GTGCTCCTCGACACGATCGTCACCACGCTGGAGACCGTCGCGGCAACGCGCTCGCGCCTGGCCAAGGTCGACGCGCTCGCGGGCCTGCTCGGCGACCTCCAAGCAGACGAGATCGCCCCGACGGTCGGCTTCCTGGTCGGCAAGCCGCGCCAGGGACGGGTCGGCGTCGGGTGGCGCAGCGTCGGCGCGATGATGGGCGGGGACGGGGCGGACGCTCCGACGCTGACCGTCCTCGACCTGGACGCCCTGCTCGGCGAGCTCGCCGCGCTCGGCGGGGAGGGTTCCGTGCGCGACCGCAGTGCCGCGCTGCGCGACTTCGCGGCCCGCGCGACGGCGGGTGAGCAGGACCTCCTGGCCCGCGTCCTGCTCGGCGAGATGCGCACCGGCGCCCTGGAGGGGGTCCTCCTCGACGCCATCGCCCGCACCGCCGACCGGCCGGCGCCGGACGTGCGCAGGGCCGCCATGCTGACCGGCGACCTCGGCGCGACGGCGGTGCTGGCGCTGACCGGCACGGCCGAGGAGCTCGCCGCTGTCGGCCTGGTGGTCGGCCGGCCGGTGCTGCCGATGCTCGCGGCCACCGCGTCCTCCGCCGCGGCCGCGCTGGAGACGACCGGCCGCGCGTCGGTCGAGTACAAACTCGACGGCGCGCGCATCCAGGTGCACCGCTCGGGCGACACCGTGCGGGTCTTCACCCGGACTCTCGCCGACATCACCCACCGCGTCCCGGAGGTCGTGGAGATCGTGCGCCGGCTGCCCGCGCGGGACCTCGTCCTCGACGGCGAGACGCTGGCCCTCGACGAGGACGGCGTCCCGCGCCCGTTCCAGGAGACCATGAGCCGTTTCGGCGCGGAGGGGCGCGAGACCCTCCTGCACCCGTGGTTCTTCGACATCCTCCACGTCGACGGGCGCGACCTGCTGGACGAGCCGCTGTCGGTCCGGCTCGCGGAGCTGGAGCGCGTCGCCGGCGAGCACCGGATCCCGGGCGAGGTCACGGACGACCCGGACACCGCCGAGCGCGTCTCCCGCGACGCCCTCGCCGCCGGCCAGGAGGGTGTCGTCGTCAAGGCGATCGACTCGCCGTACGCCGCGGGGCGCCGCGGCGCGAGCTGGATCAAGGTCAAGCCGGTGCTCACCTACGACCTGGTCGTGCTGGCGTGCGAGTGGGGTTCGGGGCGGCGCGTGGGGATGCTCTCCAACCTCCACCTCGGCGCGCGCGACCCGGACGGCGCGTTCGGCGAGCCGGGCGGCTTCGTGATGGTCGGCAAGACGTTCAAGGGCCTCACCGACGAGCTGCTGCGCTGGCAGACCGAGGAGTTCCAGCGGATCGAGGTGCGCCGGACGCCGGGAACCGTGTGGGTGGCGCCGACGACCGTGGTCGAGATCGCAATCGACGGGGTCCAGCGCTCGTCGCGCTACCCCGGCGGCATCGCCCTGCGCTTCGCCCGCGTCAAGCGCTACCGCGACGACAAGCCCGCCGCGGAGGCCGACACCATCGGCACCCTCCGCGCCCTCCTCCGCGAGTAG
- a CDS encoding MFS transporter, whose protein sequence is MTRTAVSFSRGLALLVAATFFMENLDGTIIQTAAPTMAREFGVAPADVSVAMVAYLLAVAAGIPATGWLSRRLGIRPVLLTAIVVFTLASLLCAFAPSLTLLTVARVLQGIGGALMVPVGRLAVLRDIDPVDLLDAIAYLTWPALIAPVIAPALGGILSDTIGWRWIFLINLPFGIAAIVAGLVLVPHTERQRDLPFDGRGYAAVALALVLLTAGAEGLSAEDGRLQLAGGAAILVAIAVGWAAITRSRGREHALFDWSVLRLHSFRAGNISGGVYRMIITGAPFLFTLLFQLAYGWSATLAGLAVIAIFVGNLAIKPFTTPLIRRFGFRTVLIWSNLLGMLVLAAFVGIGPAAPLPVLLLLLVASGVFRSIGFSAYNTLQFADVDAGDTNNANTLASSLQQVATALGLAVVAVFVRASTAVSEGVTGSPLPGYHWAFALAAALLLIPLAGAFQLPHDAGARATARR, encoded by the coding sequence GTGACCCGCACGGCCGTGTCGTTCAGCCGCGGCCTCGCACTCCTCGTGGCCGCCACGTTCTTCATGGAGAACCTGGACGGCACGATCATCCAGACCGCCGCTCCCACGATGGCGCGCGAGTTCGGCGTCGCCCCGGCCGATGTGAGCGTCGCGATGGTCGCCTACCTGCTCGCGGTGGCCGCCGGAATCCCGGCGACCGGCTGGCTGTCCCGCCGGCTCGGGATCCGGCCGGTGCTGCTGACCGCGATCGTCGTGTTCACGCTCGCGTCGCTGCTGTGCGCGTTCGCGCCGTCGCTGACGCTGCTGACGGTCGCGCGCGTGCTGCAGGGCATCGGCGGCGCACTCATGGTGCCGGTCGGGAGACTGGCGGTGCTGCGTGACATCGACCCCGTCGACCTCCTCGACGCCATCGCCTACCTGACCTGGCCCGCGCTCATCGCCCCCGTGATCGCGCCGGCGCTCGGCGGCATCCTGTCCGACACGATCGGCTGGCGCTGGATCTTCCTGATCAACCTCCCGTTCGGTATCGCGGCGATCGTGGCCGGGCTGGTGCTCGTGCCGCACACGGAACGGCAGCGCGACCTCCCGTTCGACGGGCGCGGCTACGCGGCGGTCGCCCTCGCGCTGGTGCTGCTGACGGCCGGAGCGGAGGGGCTGAGCGCGGAGGACGGCCGGCTGCAGCTCGCCGGCGGCGCGGCCATCCTCGTGGCCATCGCGGTCGGCTGGGCCGCCATCACGCGGTCACGTGGCCGTGAGCACGCGCTGTTCGACTGGAGCGTGCTGCGGCTGCACTCGTTCCGCGCGGGGAACATCAGCGGCGGCGTCTACCGCATGATCATCACGGGAGCGCCGTTCCTGTTCACGCTGCTGTTCCAGCTCGCGTACGGCTGGAGCGCCACCCTCGCCGGGCTGGCCGTCATCGCGATCTTCGTCGGGAACCTGGCGATCAAGCCGTTCACGACACCGCTCATCCGCCGGTTCGGTTTCCGCACCGTGCTGATCTGGTCCAACCTGCTCGGGATGCTGGTGCTCGCCGCGTTCGTCGGCATCGGGCCGGCGGCGCCGCTGCCGGTGCTGCTCCTGCTGCTGGTGGCGAGCGGCGTGTTCCGGTCGATCGGATTCAGCGCGTACAACACACTCCAGTTCGCGGACGTGGACGCTGGCGACACCAACAACGCGAACACCCTCGCCTCCTCGTTGCAGCAGGTCGCGACAGCCCTGGGGCTCGCGGTGGTGGCCGTGTTCGTGCGCGCGTCCACCGCGGTGTCGGAGGGGGTCACGGGCTCACCGTTGCCGGGGTACCACTGGGCGTTCGCGCTCGCGGCGGCGCTGCTGCTCATCCCGCTGGCAGGCGCGTTCCAGCTCCCGCACGACGCCGGAGCCCGCGCGACCGCCCGCCGCTAG
- a CDS encoding low temperature requirement protein A, producing the protein MSTIELLFDLVFVFTIGQLTAVIVQHPGVDSVLRAAAILAVVWWMYDAFAWLTNQAVPDTVPVRLLLIAAMAAFLVLSLAIPDVFTGSGVLFGVAYLTVVVIHAGLFIARGGRGSVRVMLRVGPLNVVAALFLIASGFATGWLEWALFLAPLVLFLVSGLVTRADPFAIGAAHFVERHGLLMIIAFGESIVSVGAGLSASGISPQVVLGAVATVAMVAALWWCYFSGDDERAERSLGAMPTRGGTTLALTAYYVAHFVMLFGLVGVAAGLHLSLEDAFAPVTPAAAWLLSGGVAVYLVGDAEYRRELRLGPWAYRLIGAAGALVAGLLAAWMLPLRAGELPGIALIGALLAIVVLVLVAERSRR; encoded by the coding sequence GTGTCCACGATCGAGCTGCTGTTCGACCTGGTGTTCGTGTTCACGATCGGCCAGCTCACCGCGGTCATCGTGCAGCATCCCGGCGTCGACTCGGTGCTGCGGGCCGCCGCCATCCTCGCCGTCGTCTGGTGGATGTACGACGCGTTCGCGTGGCTCACCAACCAGGCTGTGCCCGACACCGTGCCCGTCCGGCTGCTGCTCATCGCCGCGATGGCCGCGTTCCTCGTGCTGTCGCTCGCCATCCCGGACGTGTTCACCGGGTCGGGCGTGCTGTTCGGGGTCGCCTACCTGACGGTCGTGGTCATCCACGCCGGCCTGTTCATCGCGCGGGGAGGGCGCGGCTCGGTGCGCGTGATGCTGCGCGTCGGGCCGCTGAACGTCGTGGCGGCACTGTTCTTGATCGCGTCCGGCTTCGCGACCGGCTGGCTGGAGTGGGCGCTGTTTCTGGCCCCCCTCGTGCTCTTCCTCGTCTCCGGGCTCGTCACCAGGGCCGACCCGTTCGCGATCGGTGCAGCGCATTTCGTCGAACGTCACGGCCTCCTGATGATCATCGCGTTCGGCGAGTCGATCGTGTCGGTCGGCGCGGGACTGTCCGCGTCGGGGATCAGCCCACAGGTCGTGCTCGGTGCGGTCGCGACCGTCGCGATGGTGGCCGCGCTCTGGTGGTGCTACTTCTCGGGCGACGACGAGCGCGCGGAGCGGTCGCTCGGCGCGATGCCCACCCGGGGAGGCACGACGCTGGCCCTCACCGCGTATTACGTCGCCCACTTCGTGATGCTGTTCGGTCTCGTCGGGGTGGCCGCCGGCCTCCACCTCTCGCTGGAGGACGCCTTCGCGCCGGTCACGCCGGCCGCGGCCTGGCTGCTCTCCGGCGGCGTCGCCGTCTACCTGGTCGGCGACGCGGAGTACCGCCGCGAGCTGCGGCTGGGTCCGTGGGCGTACCGCCTCATCGGAGCAGCCGGAGCGCTCGTGGCCGGCCTCCTCGCGGCGTGGATGCTGCCGCTGCGGGCGGGCGAGCTGCCTGGCATCGCGCTCATCGGCGCGCTGCTGGCCATCGTCGTCCTCGTCCTCGTGGCCGAGCGCTCCCGCCGCTGA